The Vigna unguiculata cultivar IT97K-499-35 chromosome 6, ASM411807v1, whole genome shotgun sequence genome contains a region encoding:
- the LOC114187856 gene encoding non-specific phospholipase C1, translating to MGLRRVSMSLFLLFLLVSVSVGKKHKFSGPIKTVVVIVMENRSFDHVLGWLKPSRPDIDGLTGTESNPLSVEDPASPAVTVSDDALFIDVDPGHSFQAIREQIFGSNETTLNPAPMNGFAQQAETILPGMAKTVMSGFKPETLPVYTRLATEFAVFDKWFASVPASTQPNRFYIHSATSHGAMSNVRKNLVLGFPQKTIFDSLNENGLTFGIYYQNIPATLFFKSLRKIKNAVKFHDYALKFKKHAQRGNLPNYVVVEQRYFDVEVLPANDDHPSHDVAEGQMFVKEVYEILRKSPQWKEMAVLITYDEHGGFYDHVATPVEGVPNPDGIIGAPPYYFGFDRLGVRVPTFLISPWIEKGTVIHEAEGPTPYSQYEHSSIPATVKKLFNLKSNFLTKRDAWAGTFEKYFHIRDTPRNDCPETLPDIKTLRDHGPREDSSLSEFQVELIQLASQLNGDYVLNSYPNIGKTMTVKEANKYAEDAVKRFVEAAKAALKAGANESSIVTMRPSLTSRVAVGDNPKHVESY from the exons ATGGGTCTCCGGCGGGTATCCATgtctcttttccttctcttcCTCCTCGTCTCCGTCAGCGTCGGAAAGAAGCACAAATTCTCCGGTCCGATCAAAACCGTGGTGGTGATAGTGATGGAGAACCGCTCCTTTGACCACGTCCTTGGGTGGCTCAAACCCTCGCGCCCGGACATCGACGGCCTCACCGGCACCGAATCGAACCCTCTCTCCGTGGAGGACCCCGCATCCCCCGCCGTCACCGTCTCCGACGACGCTCTCTTCATCGACGTCGACCCCGGCCACTCCTTCCAAGCCATTCGCGAGCAAATCTTCGGATCGAACGAGACAACCCTAAATCCGGCCCCTATGAACGGCTTCGCGCAGCAAGCCGAGACCATCCTCCCCGGCATGGCCAAAACCGTCATGAGCGGCTTCAAACCGGAAACCCTCCCCGTCTATACGAGACTGGCCACCGAGTTCGCCGTTTTCGACAAGTGGTTCGCTTCGGTTCCGGCCTCGACCCAACCGAACCGGTTCTACATCCACTCCGCCACCTCCCACGGCGCCATGAGCAACGTCCGGAAGAACCTCGTCCTCGGCTTCCCCCAGAAAACCATCTTCGACTCCCTCAACGAGAACGGCCTCACCTTCGGCATCTACTACCAGAACATCCCCGCCACGCTCTTCTTCAAGAGCCTCCGCAAGATCAAGAACGCGGTGAAGTTCCACGACTACGCCCTCAAGTTCAAGAAGCACGCCCAGAGGGGGAATCTCCCAAACTATGTGGTGGTGGAACAGAGGTACTTCGACGTGGAGGTTTTGCCGGCCAACGACGACCACCCCTCGCATGACGTGGCGGAGGGGCAGATGTTTGTTAAGGAAGTGTATGAGATTTTGAGGAAGAGTCCTCAGTGGAAGGAGATGGCAGTGTTGATTACGTATGATGAGCATGGAGGGTTTTACGATCATGTGGCTACGCCGGTGGAGGGTGTCCCTAACCCTGATGGGATCATTGGAGCTCCACCCTATTACTTTGGGTTTGATAGGTTGGGTGTGAGGGTGCCCACTTTTCTTATCTCGCCTTGGATCGAGAAGGGTACTG TGATTCATGAAGCAGAGGGTCCAACCCCATATTCTCAGTATGAACATTCATCTATTCCCGCCACAGTAAAGAAgcttttcaatttaaaatccaatttCTTGACAAAGAGAGATGCATGGGCTGGTACCTTTGAAAAGTACTTTCACATTCGTGACACTCCTCGTAACGATTGTCCAG AAACTCTTCCGGATATCAAGACACTAAGGGATCATGGACCAAGAGAAGACTCGAGTCTTTCAGAATTCCAAGTGGAACTGATCCAGCTTGCATCACAGCTGAATGGTGATTATGTACTGAACTCTTACCCGAACATTGGTAAAACTATGACTGTGAAAGAAGCAAACAAGTACGCAGAAGATGCAGTGAAGAGGTTTGTGGAAGCTGCAAAAGCTGCTCTTAAAGCTGGGGCTAATGAATCATCGATTGTCACAATGAGGCCTTCCCTCACAAGCAGAGTTGCAGTGGGAGATAACCCAAAACATGTAGAATCATACTGA